The Crocosphaera subtropica ATCC 51142 genome includes a window with the following:
- a CDS encoding DUF6335 family protein, with product MVQTNNSSQDLSSSNPNEMPDRQITEPSEPNTIPPGVSDRNTGMGATLESDDYRLASGENTTAGDLDAMTEQAKVVGEEAIGGDTPTPDQNNVDDIGDATGVDFAPSEPVEVFEEMQQRDSDRFELDPNSKES from the coding sequence ATGGTACAGACAAACAATTCTTCTCAGGATTTATCCTCATCTAATCCCAACGAAATGCCCGATCGCCAAATCACCGAACCCTCTGAACCCAATACTATTCCCCCAGGAGTCAGCGACCGCAACACCGGAATGGGCGCAACCCTTGAATCTGATGACTATCGTCTTGCGTCAGGAGAAAACACCACTGCAGGGGATCTCGACGCGATGACAGAACAAGCTAAAGTAGTCGGAGAAGAAGCGATCGGCGGTGATACTCCCACACCGGATCAAAATAACGTTGATGACATTGGAGACGCTACAGGGGTCGACTTTGCACCCTCGGAACCGGTAGAAGTGTTCGAGGAAATGCAACAACGGGATAGCGATCGCTTTGAACTTGATCCCAATTCTAAAGAATCTTAA
- the leuS gene encoding leucine--tRNA ligase, giving the protein MESQYNAAEIEQKWQQDWVNQGLDKTPENSDKPKFYALSMFPYPSGNLHMGHVRNYVITDVIARLKRLQGYRVLHPMGWDAFGLPAENAAIDRNIPPADWTYKNIAQMKQQLQTLGLSIDWDREVATCSPDYYKWTQWLFLQFYQAGLAYQKEAAVNWDPIDQTVLANEQVDSEGYSWRSGAKVERKLLRQWFFKITDYAEQLLTDLDKLTGWPDRVKLMQENWIGKSVGAYLEFPVKGSEEKIAVFTTRPDTVYGVTYVVLAPEHPLTPKVTTEGQKEAVEAFIEEVSNESEIERTAEDKPKRGILTGGTAVNPFNGEEIPILIADYVLYEYGTGAVMGVPAHDTRDFKFATEKELPIKVVIVPENSEDNNPTLTEAYTEPGIMVNSGEFNGMQSTEGKTAIINYAEKQGYGKARIQYRLRDWLISRQRYWGCPIPVVHCPSCGTVAVPDADLPVKLPENVEFTGRGASPLAKMEDWINVPCPSCGEPAKRETDTMDTFIDSSWYYLRYTDAMNDQEAFKLEKANDWMNVDQYVGGIEHAILHLLYSRFFTKVLRDRGLVNVDEPFKRLLTQGMVQAMAYKNPKTGKYIPVDKVNPESPKDPDTGDDLEVFYEKMSKSKYNGVDPQKVLGKYGADTARMFILFKAPPEKDLEWDDADVEGQFRFLNRVWRLVNGYEKKQGEVISNKELSKEEKDLRRAIHTAIKEISEDLEGDYQFNTAVSELMKLSNALNDAKCINSEVYQEGIETLLILLAPFAPHIAEELWHNLGHETSIHLETWPQVDPDALVVDEITLVIQIMGKTRGTIQVPANSSKEELEKLARESDIGQRNLDGKEVKKVIVVPGKLVNFVVPK; this is encoded by the coding sequence GTGGAGTCCCAATATAACGCAGCAGAGATCGAACAAAAATGGCAACAAGACTGGGTTAACCAGGGGTTAGACAAAACCCCAGAAAACAGCGATAAACCCAAATTTTACGCCTTATCCATGTTTCCCTACCCATCTGGAAACCTACACATGGGCCATGTTCGCAACTATGTTATTACAGATGTTATCGCCCGTCTCAAACGATTGCAAGGATACCGAGTTTTACATCCGATGGGGTGGGATGCGTTCGGACTTCCGGCGGAAAATGCAGCCATCGATCGCAATATTCCCCCCGCAGACTGGACTTATAAAAATATTGCCCAAATGAAGCAACAACTGCAAACCTTGGGACTATCTATCGACTGGGATCGAGAAGTGGCCACCTGTTCCCCAGACTATTACAAATGGACGCAATGGTTATTCTTGCAATTTTATCAAGCAGGGTTAGCTTATCAAAAAGAAGCAGCAGTCAACTGGGACCCCATCGATCAAACGGTGTTGGCCAATGAACAAGTGGACAGCGAGGGGTATTCCTGGCGATCGGGTGCTAAAGTAGAACGAAAACTGTTGCGTCAGTGGTTCTTTAAAATTACGGACTATGCAGAACAATTATTAACGGACTTGGATAAATTAACCGGATGGCCCGACCGTGTTAAATTAATGCAGGAAAACTGGATCGGTAAGTCTGTCGGTGCATATTTGGAGTTTCCTGTCAAGGGCAGTGAGGAAAAAATCGCCGTCTTTACCACCCGTCCGGATACGGTTTACGGGGTGACTTATGTGGTTTTGGCCCCTGAACACCCTTTGACCCCCAAAGTGACTACAGAGGGGCAAAAAGAAGCCGTAGAAGCGTTTATTGAAGAGGTTTCCAACGAAAGCGAAATCGAACGCACAGCAGAAGATAAACCCAAACGAGGGATATTAACCGGAGGGACTGCTGTTAACCCCTTTAATGGTGAAGAAATCCCCATTTTGATTGCAGATTATGTATTGTATGAATATGGTACCGGTGCGGTGATGGGTGTACCGGCCCATGATACCCGTGACTTTAAGTTTGCAACGGAGAAAGAGTTACCGATCAAAGTGGTGATCGTTCCTGAAAATTCCGAGGATAATAACCCTACGTTAACAGAAGCCTATACCGAACCAGGAATTATGGTCAATTCGGGTGAATTTAACGGAATGCAGTCCACTGAAGGCAAAACGGCTATTATTAACTATGCAGAGAAACAGGGTTACGGTAAAGCAAGGATACAGTATCGTCTGCGAGATTGGTTAATTTCTCGGCAACGTTATTGGGGTTGTCCTATTCCAGTGGTGCATTGTCCCAGTTGCGGAACTGTGGCGGTTCCTGATGCAGATTTACCTGTGAAATTGCCCGAAAATGTGGAATTTACGGGGCGTGGGGCTTCTCCTTTGGCAAAAATGGAAGATTGGATCAACGTTCCTTGTCCCAGTTGTGGGGAACCAGCAAAGCGTGAAACGGATACAATGGACACTTTTATTGACTCTTCTTGGTACTATTTACGTTACACGGATGCAATGAATGATCAAGAAGCATTTAAGTTAGAAAAAGCCAATGATTGGATGAATGTAGATCAATACGTTGGTGGTATTGAACACGCGATTTTACACCTCTTATATTCTCGCTTTTTTACTAAAGTATTGCGAGACAGAGGTTTAGTGAATGTGGATGAACCGTTTAAGCGTCTTTTGACACAGGGAATGGTACAAGCAATGGCCTATAAAAACCCCAAAACCGGTAAGTATATTCCTGTGGATAAAGTGAACCCTGAAAGTCCCAAAGATCCGGATACAGGAGATGATTTAGAGGTGTTTTATGAGAAGATGTCTAAGTCTAAATATAATGGAGTTGATCCGCAAAAAGTATTAGGAAAATATGGGGCAGATACGGCTAGAATGTTCATTCTATTTAAAGCACCTCCTGAGAAAGATTTAGAATGGGATGATGCGGATGTAGAAGGACAATTTCGCTTTTTAAATCGGGTGTGGCGTTTGGTTAATGGCTATGAAAAAAAGCAAGGCGAAGTTATTAGTAACAAGGAGTTAAGCAAGGAAGAAAAAGACTTAAGACGTGCCATCCATACTGCTATTAAAGAGATATCCGAAGACTTAGAAGGGGACTATCAATTTAATACGGCAGTTTCTGAGTTAATGAAGTTAAGTAATGCGTTGAATGATGCTAAATGTATTAATTCTGAGGTTTATCAAGAAGGAATTGAAACTTTATTGATTTTACTGGCACCCTTTGCTCCTCATATTGCTGAAGAATTATGGCATAATTTGGGACATGAAACTTCAATCCATTTAGAAACTTGGCCTCAGGTTGATCCCGATGCTTTAGTGGTAGATGAAATTACCCTAGTGATTCAAATTATGGGTAAGACAAGGGGAACGATTCAAGTACCTGCTAATTCCAGTAAAGAGGAGTTAGAAAAATTAGCCCGTGAATCAGATATTGGTCAACGTAACTTAGACGGAAAAGAGGTTAAAAAGGTGATTGTTGTTCCTGGAAAATTAGTTAACTTTGTGGTTCCTAAATAA
- a CDS encoding UbiA family prenyltransferase — translation MSKNLNLFNQQKWRNFFLETLIYSNIWVASAIASLCFSFQLLMELPLDWRSPLFCFSAALIPYHLDRVVDAYVQKIPDANVQSYFQKPGFLVWCLITLGLTIIFALLWLAPTSVRYISLVGIFPVIYGVPIFPGSNQWYRLKDIPGSKAWIVGSIITYAVVSLPCAYANYQPQGLPFILTTLFLFIFIVTNSHSFDLRDMDSDQKKGVITLPLMLGIDRMKILLSILNVSVLALWVWAWSSFVVPFKPEIIVSILITLFYLWMLKPSTSRPVYSIVIDGFLFVPLLVHGFLNLIK, via the coding sequence GTGAGTAAAAATCTTAACTTATTTAATCAGCAAAAATGGCGTAATTTCTTCTTAGAAACCCTCATTTATTCTAATATTTGGGTGGCTTCTGCCATTGCCTCCCTTTGTTTTAGTTTTCAATTGTTGATGGAACTACCTTTAGATTGGCGATCGCCTTTATTTTGTTTTTCGGCTGCGTTAATTCCTTATCATTTGGATCGAGTTGTAGATGCTTATGTTCAAAAAATTCCTGATGCTAATGTTCAATCTTATTTTCAAAAGCCAGGGTTTTTGGTTTGGTGTTTAATAACTTTAGGATTAACCATTATTTTTGCCCTATTATGGTTAGCACCTACCTCTGTTCGCTACATTAGTTTGGTAGGTATTTTTCCTGTAATTTATGGCGTTCCTATCTTTCCTGGGTCAAATCAATGGTATCGACTTAAGGATATTCCTGGGTCAAAAGCTTGGATTGTTGGTAGTATTATCACTTATGCTGTTGTTAGTTTGCCTTGTGCTTATGCTAACTATCAGCCTCAAGGACTTCCTTTTATTTTGACTACCTTATTTTTATTTATTTTTATTGTGACGAATTCCCATAGTTTTGATTTACGAGATATGGACTCAGATCAAAAAAAAGGAGTGATTACCTTACCTTTGATGCTAGGAATAGATAGGATGAAAATTTTATTATCTATTCTCAATGTATCGGTATTGGCGTTATGGGTTTGGGCTTGGTCGTCTTTCGTAGTACCATTTAAACCAGAGATAATAGTTTCTATATTAATTACGTTATTCTATCTTTGGATGCTGAAGCCATCAACTTCTCGACCTGTTTACTCAATTGTCATTGATGGTTTTTTATTTGTTCCTTTGTTAGTTCATGGGTTTTTGAATTTGATTAAATAA
- a CDS encoding AIPR family protein codes for MEKLSCSMIVKSACRGYVNGKTQIWNLTLSVSELPKDLPYGPNARNATLDAKPAKAMLKTLKEEPEKFVLYNSGIMLIANEITAKRIEGGDFQVTLELEIPTAEYEGDFLGHGVINGGHTYKAIMHALYGQHKPRESYPNVNNAHVQVSVAVGINEEEVSQISRARNLSLSVPVYALKNLDHIWQPIEKALPEEYRQNVVFKPNEDDELDEKADYDVTDLVRRLALINNKLFPFRDDKHPIKAYTSRGSLVSSWKQEDYQDIIPLLKDVLWLEEQIIKRHENINGKGQGKIVITKVSGCTKKPMKLITGYTTDSLTVGDIFYMPVIAAFRVFVKDGEWLESIDKLWGTWGNNLVDRLWETYRSEGRSSASAFARSKSTWSSLTNMVAMQFVQI; via the coding sequence ATGGAAAAATTAAGTTGCTCAATGATAGTAAAATCTGCTTGTCGTGGCTATGTTAACGGTAAAACGCAGATTTGGAATTTAACTCTTTCTGTATCAGAACTTCCTAAAGACTTGCCCTACGGACCTAATGCCAGAAATGCAACCTTGGATGCAAAGCCAGCAAAAGCAATGCTGAAAACTTTAAAAGAAGAACCAGAGAAGTTTGTTCTTTATAATAGTGGCATCATGCTGATTGCTAACGAAATTACGGCTAAAAGAATTGAGGGAGGAGATTTTCAGGTTACTTTAGAACTTGAGATCCCAACAGCAGAATATGAAGGAGATTTTTTAGGTCATGGTGTGATTAATGGGGGTCATACTTACAAAGCTATAATGCACGCACTATACGGCCAACATAAACCAAGAGAATCCTATCCCAATGTTAATAATGCTCATGTTCAAGTATCAGTAGCAGTGGGTATTAATGAAGAAGAAGTTTCTCAAATAAGTCGCGCTCGTAACCTCAGTTTATCAGTTCCTGTATATGCTTTAAAAAATTTAGATCATATATGGCAACCCATAGAAAAAGCACTACCTGAAGAATACCGTCAAAATGTAGTTTTTAAGCCTAATGAGGATGATGAATTAGACGAAAAAGCTGATTATGATGTGACCGATCTTGTTCGTCGGTTAGCACTCATCAATAACAAACTATTTCCTTTCCGTGATGATAAGCATCCAATCAAAGCATATACTTCAAGAGGAAGTCTTGTCAGTTCTTGGAAACAAGAAGATTATCAAGATATAATTCCTCTGCTAAAAGATGTTCTTTGGTTAGAAGAACAAATCATCAAACGACACGAAAATATCAATGGCAAAGGTCAGGGAAAAATTGTCATCACCAAGGTTAGTGGTTGTACAAAAAAACCGATGAAATTAATAACAGGTTATACAACAGATAGTTTAACAGTGGGTGATATTTTTTATATGCCAGTTATTGCAGCTTTTCGCGTGTTTGTGAAAGACGGTGAATGGCTCGAATCTATTGACAAATTATGGGGTACATGGGGGAATAATTTGGTTGATCGCCTATGGGAAACGTACAGAAGTGAAGGGCGTAGTAGTGCATCTGCTTTTGCTCGCTCCAAGTCAACTTGGTCAAGCTTAACCAATATGGTGGCTATGCAGTTTGTTCAAATCTAA